The Camelus ferus isolate YT-003-E chromosome 32, BCGSAC_Cfer_1.0, whole genome shotgun sequence genome window below encodes:
- the NEFH gene encoding neurofilament heavy polypeptide isoform X14, with protein MSFSGADALLGAFPPLHGGGSLHYALARKGGAGGVRSAAGSSSGFHSWARTSVSSVSASPSRFRGAGAASSTDSLDTLSNGPEGYVVAAAAARSEKEQLQALNDRFAGYIDKVRQLEAHNRSLEGEAAALRQQQAGRSAMGELYEREVREMRGAVLRLGAARGQLRLEQEHLLEDIAHVRQRLDDEARQREEAEAAARALARFAQEADAARVELQKKAQALQEECGYLRRHHQEEVGELLGQIQGSGAAQAQAQAEARDALKCDVTSALREIRAQLEGHTVQSTLQSEEWFRVRLDRLSEAAKMNTDAMRSAQEEITEYRRQLQARTTELETLKSTKDSLERQRSELEDRHQADIASYQEAIQQLDAELRNTKWEMAAQLREYQDLLNVKMALDIEIAAYRKLLEGEECRIGFGPTPFSLPEVLPKIPPMTTHIKVKSEEKIKVVEKSEKETVILEEQTEEVRVTEEVTEEEEKEAKEEEAKEEEGREEAKSPPAEEAKSPAKAKSPEKAESPVEVKSPEKAKSPVKEEVKSPEKPKSPVKEEAKSPEKAKSPVEAKSPEKAKSPVKEEAKSPEKAKSPVEAKSPEKAKSPVKEEAKSPEKAKSPEKEEVKSPEKAKSPVKEEAKSPEKAKSPVKEEAKSPEKAKSPEKAKSPVKEEAKSPEKAKSPEKAKSPVKEEAKSPEKAKSPVKEEAKSPEKAKSPEKAKSPVKEEAKSPEKAKSPEKAKSPVKEEAKSPEKAKSPVKEEAKSPEKAKSPVEVKSPEKAKSPVKEEAKSPEKAKSPVKEEAKSPEKAKSPEKEEVKSPEKAKSPVKEEAKSPEKAKSPVKEEAKSPEKAKSPVKEDAKAPEKEVPKKEEAKSPVKEEEKPQEVKAKEPPKKVEEKAPATPKTEKDSKKDEVPKKEAPKPEVLEKKEPAVEKPKEPKAETKKEEAEDKKKATTPEKEASAKGKEEAKPKEKAEVAKKEPDDAKAKEPSKAAEKEPEKPKKEETPAAPEKKDAKEGKATEAKKPEEPSKEASTPSKAKTEKAEKSSSTDQKDSKPPEKATEEKATKGEK; from the exons ATGAGCTTCAGCGGCGCGGACGCGCTGCTAGGCGCCTTCCCGCCGCTGCACGGAggcggcagcctgcactacgcgCTGGCCCGCAAGGGCGGCGCGGGCGGAGTGCGTTCTGCAGCCGGCTCCTCCAGCGGCTTCCACTCGTGGGCACGGACGTCCGTGAGCTCCGTGTCGGCCTCGCCGAGCCGCTTCCGCGGCGCAGGAGCCGCTTCCAGCACCGACTCACTAGACACGCTGAGCAACGGACCGGAGGGCTACGtagtggcggcggcggcggcgcgcagCGAGAAGGAGCAGCTGCAGGCGCTGAACGACCGCTTCGCGGGCTACATCGACAAGGTGCGGCAGCTCGAGGCACATAACCGCAGCCTGGAGGGCGAGGCGGCGGCGCTGCGGCAGCAGCAGGCTGGCCGCTCGGCCATGGGTGAGCTGTACGAGCGCGAGGTGCGCGAGATGCGCGGCGCAGTGCTGCGCTTGGGCGCGGCTCGCGGCCAGCTGCGCCTGGAGCAAGAGCACCTGCTGGAGGACATCGCGCACGTGCGCCAGCGCCTAGACGACGAGGCCCGGCAGCGCGAGGAGGCTGAGGCGGCCGCCCGCGCCCTCGCGCGCTTTGCTCAGGAGGCCGATGCGGCGCGCGTCGAGCTGCAGAAGAAAGCGCAAGCCCTGCAGGAAGAGTGCGGCTACCTGCGGCGTCACCACCAGGAGGAGGTGGGCGAGCTACTCGGCCAGATCCAGGGCAGCGGCGCCGCGCAGGCGCAAGCGCAGGCTGAAGCGCGCGACGCCCTCAAGTGCGACGTGACGTCGGCACTGCGCGAGATCCGCGCGCAGCTTGAAGGCCACACGGTGCAGAGCACGCTACAGTCCGAGGAGTGGTTCCGAG TGAGGCTGGACCGACTGTCAGAAGCAGCCAAGATGAACACAGACGCCATGCGCTCAGCACAGGAGGAGATAACTGAGTACCGGCGCCAGCTGCAGGCCAGGACCACAGAGCTGGAGACGCTCAAAAGCACCAAGGACTCGCTGGAGAGGCAGCGCTCTGAGCTGGAGGACCGTCATCAGGCTGACATCGCATCCTACCAG GAAGCCATCCAGCAGCTGGATGCTGAGCTGAGGAACACCAAGTGGGAGATGGCAGCCCAGCTCCGAGAGTACCAGGACCTGCTCAATGTCAAGATGGCTCTGGATATCGAGATTGCTGCTTACAG AAAACTCCTGGAGGGCGAAGAGTGTCGGATTGGCTTTGGCCCaactcctttctcccttccagaAGTACTCCCCAAAATCCCCCCCATGACCACTCACATAAAGGTCAAAAGCGAAGAGAAAATCAAGGTGGTAGAAaagtcagagaaggaaactgtGATTCTGGAGGAACAGACAGAGGAGGTCCGAGTGACCGAAGAAGTGactgaagaagaggagaaagaggcgAAAGAGGAGGAAGctaaggaggaggaaggaagagaagaagcaaaGTCTCCCCCAGCAGAAGAGGCCAAGTCCCCTGCCAAGGCCAAGTCCCCAGAAAAGGCTGAGTCCCCAGTGGAAGTGAAGTCACCAGAGAAGGCTAAATCTCCTGTGAAGGAAGAGGTCAAATCCCCAGAGAAACCCAAGTCCCCAGTGAAGGAAGAGGCCAAATCCCCAGAGAAGGCCAAATCCCCAGTGGAGGCCAAGTCCCCAGAGAAG GCCAAGTCCCCAGTGAAGGAAGAGGCCAAATCCCCAGAGAAGGCCAAATCCCCAGTGGAGGCCAAATCTCCAGAGAAGGCCAAGTCCCCAGTGAAGGAAGAGGCCAAATCTCCAGAGAAGGCCAAGtccccagagaaggaagaggtcAAGTCCCCAGAGAAGGCCAAGTCCCCTGTGAAGGAAGAGGCCAAATCTCCAGAGAAGGCCAAGTCCCCCGTGAAGGAAGAGGCCAAATCTCCAGAGAAGGCCAAATCCCCAGAGAAGGCCAAGTCCCCTGTGAAGGAAGAGGCCAAATCTCCAGAGAAGGCCAAGTCCCCAGAGAAGGCCAAGTCCCCTGTGAAGGAAGAGGCCAAATCTCCAGAGAAGGCCAAGTCCCCTGTGAAGGAAGAGGCCAAATCTCCAGAGAAGGCCAAGTCCCCAGAGAAGGCCAAGTCCCCTGTGAAGGAAGAGGCCAAATCTCCAGAGAAGGCCAAGTCCCCAGAGAAGGCCAAGTCCCCTGTGAAGGAAGAGGCCAAATCTCCAGAGAAGGCCAAGTCCCCCGTGAAGGAAGAGGCCAAATCCCCAGAGAAGGCCAAATCCCCAGTGGAGGTCAAGTCCCCAGAGAAGGCCAAGTCCCCTGTGAAGGAAGAGGCCAAATCCCCAGAGAAGGCCAAGTCCCCTGTGAAGGAAGAGGCCAAATCTCCAGAGAAGGCCAAGtccccagagaaggaagaggtcAAGTCCCCAGAGAAGGCCAAGTCCCCCGTGAAGGAAGAG GCCAAGTCCCCTGAGAAGGCCAAGTCCCCTGTGAAGGAAGAGGCCAAATCCCCAGAGAAGGCCAAGTCTCCTGTGAAGGAGGACGCCAAGGCTCCTGAGAAGGAGGTCCCCAAGAAGGAAGAGGCAAAGTCCCctgtgaaggaggaagagaaaccgCAGGAGGTAAAAGCCAAAGAGCCCCCAAAGAAGGTGGAGGAGAAAGCTCCAGCCACACCAAAAACTGAGAAGGACAGCAAGAAAGATGAGGTGCCCAAGAAAGAGGCTCCAAAGCCCGAGGTGCTGGAGAAGAAGGAGCCTGCTGTGGAGAAGCCCAAAGAACCCAAAGCTGAAACCAAGAAGGAAGAGGctgaagataagaaaaaagcaacaacTCCAGAGAAGGAGGCTTCTGccaaggggaaggaagaggccaaACCCAAAGAGAAGGCTGAGGTGGCCAAGAAGGAACCAGATGATGCCAAGGCCAAAGAACCCAGCAAAGCAGCAGAGAAGGAGCCAGAAAAGCCAAAGAAGGAAGAGACGCCAGCAGCACCTGAGAAAAAAGACGCCAAGGAGGGGAAGGCCACAGAGGCCAAGAAGCCTGAGGAGCCCAGCAAGGAGGCCTCCACACCCAGCAAAGCCAAGACGGAAAAGGCCGAGAAGTCCTCTAGCACAGACCAGAAAGATAGCAAGCCTCCAGAGAAGGCCACAGAAGAGAAGGCCACCAAGGGGGAGAAGTAA
- the NEFH gene encoding neurofilament heavy polypeptide isoform X16, protein MSFSGADALLGAFPPLHGGGSLHYALARKGGAGGVRSAAGSSSGFHSWARTSVSSVSASPSRFRGAGAASSTDSLDTLSNGPEGYVVAAAAARSEKEQLQALNDRFAGYIDKVRQLEAHNRSLEGEAAALRQQQAGRSAMGELYEREVREMRGAVLRLGAARGQLRLEQEHLLEDIAHVRQRLDDEARQREEAEAAARALARFAQEADAARVELQKKAQALQEECGYLRRHHQEEVGELLGQIQGSGAAQAQAQAEARDALKCDVTSALREIRAQLEGHTVQSTLQSEEWFRVRLDRLSEAAKMNTDAMRSAQEEITEYRRQLQARTTELETLKSTKDSLERQRSELEDRHQADIASYQEAIQQLDAELRNTKWEMAAQLREYQDLLNVKMALDIEIAAYRKLLEGEECRIGFGPTPFSLPEVLPKIPPMTTHIKVKSEEKIKVVEKSEKETVILEEQTEEVRVTEEVTEEEEKEAKEEEAKEEEGREEAKSPPAEEAKSPAKAKSPEKAESPVEVKSPEKAKSPVKEEVKSPEKPKSPVKEEAKSPEKAKSPVEAKSPEKAKSPVKEEAKSPEKAKSPVEAKSPEKAKSPVKEEAKSPEKAKSPEKEEVKSPEKAKSPVKEEAKSPEKAKSPVKEEAKSPEKAKSPEKAKSPVKEEAKSPEKAKSPEKAKSPVKEEAKSPEKAKSPVKEEAKSPEKAKSPEKAKSPVKEEAKSPEKAKSPEKAKSPVKEEAKSPEKAKSPEKEEVKSPEKAKSPVKEEAKSPEKAKSPVKEEAKSPEKAKSPEKAKSPVKEEAKSPEKAKSPVKEEAKSPEKAKSPEKAKSPVKEEAKSPEKAKSPVKEDAKAPEKEVPKKEEAKSPVKEEEKPQEVKAKEPPKKVEEKAPATPKTEKDSKKDEVPKKEAPKPEVLEKKEPAVEKPKEPKAETKKEEAEDKKKATTPEKEASAKGKEEAKPKEKAEVAKKEPDDAKAKEPSKAAEKEPEKPKKEETPAAPEKKDAKEGKATEAKKPEEPSKEASTPSKAKTEKAEKSSSTDQKDSKPPEKATEEKATKGEK, encoded by the exons ATGAGCTTCAGCGGCGCGGACGCGCTGCTAGGCGCCTTCCCGCCGCTGCACGGAggcggcagcctgcactacgcgCTGGCCCGCAAGGGCGGCGCGGGCGGAGTGCGTTCTGCAGCCGGCTCCTCCAGCGGCTTCCACTCGTGGGCACGGACGTCCGTGAGCTCCGTGTCGGCCTCGCCGAGCCGCTTCCGCGGCGCAGGAGCCGCTTCCAGCACCGACTCACTAGACACGCTGAGCAACGGACCGGAGGGCTACGtagtggcggcggcggcggcgcgcagCGAGAAGGAGCAGCTGCAGGCGCTGAACGACCGCTTCGCGGGCTACATCGACAAGGTGCGGCAGCTCGAGGCACATAACCGCAGCCTGGAGGGCGAGGCGGCGGCGCTGCGGCAGCAGCAGGCTGGCCGCTCGGCCATGGGTGAGCTGTACGAGCGCGAGGTGCGCGAGATGCGCGGCGCAGTGCTGCGCTTGGGCGCGGCTCGCGGCCAGCTGCGCCTGGAGCAAGAGCACCTGCTGGAGGACATCGCGCACGTGCGCCAGCGCCTAGACGACGAGGCCCGGCAGCGCGAGGAGGCTGAGGCGGCCGCCCGCGCCCTCGCGCGCTTTGCTCAGGAGGCCGATGCGGCGCGCGTCGAGCTGCAGAAGAAAGCGCAAGCCCTGCAGGAAGAGTGCGGCTACCTGCGGCGTCACCACCAGGAGGAGGTGGGCGAGCTACTCGGCCAGATCCAGGGCAGCGGCGCCGCGCAGGCGCAAGCGCAGGCTGAAGCGCGCGACGCCCTCAAGTGCGACGTGACGTCGGCACTGCGCGAGATCCGCGCGCAGCTTGAAGGCCACACGGTGCAGAGCACGCTACAGTCCGAGGAGTGGTTCCGAG TGAGGCTGGACCGACTGTCAGAAGCAGCCAAGATGAACACAGACGCCATGCGCTCAGCACAGGAGGAGATAACTGAGTACCGGCGCCAGCTGCAGGCCAGGACCACAGAGCTGGAGACGCTCAAAAGCACCAAGGACTCGCTGGAGAGGCAGCGCTCTGAGCTGGAGGACCGTCATCAGGCTGACATCGCATCCTACCAG GAAGCCATCCAGCAGCTGGATGCTGAGCTGAGGAACACCAAGTGGGAGATGGCAGCCCAGCTCCGAGAGTACCAGGACCTGCTCAATGTCAAGATGGCTCTGGATATCGAGATTGCTGCTTACAG AAAACTCCTGGAGGGCGAAGAGTGTCGGATTGGCTTTGGCCCaactcctttctcccttccagaAGTACTCCCCAAAATCCCCCCCATGACCACTCACATAAAGGTCAAAAGCGAAGAGAAAATCAAGGTGGTAGAAaagtcagagaaggaaactgtGATTCTGGAGGAACAGACAGAGGAGGTCCGAGTGACCGAAGAAGTGactgaagaagaggagaaagaggcgAAAGAGGAGGAAGctaaggaggaggaaggaagagaagaagcaaaGTCTCCCCCAGCAGAAGAGGCCAAGTCCCCTGCCAAGGCCAAGTCCCCAGAAAAGGCTGAGTCCCCAGTGGAAGTGAAGTCACCAGAGAAGGCTAAATCTCCTGTGAAGGAAGAGGTCAAATCCCCAGAGAAACCCAAGTCCCCAGTGAAGGAAGAGGCCAAATCCCCAGAGAAGGCCAAATCCCCAGTGGAGGCCAAGTCCCCAGAGAAG GCCAAGTCCCCAGTGAAGGAAGAGGCCAAATCCCCAGAGAAGGCCAAATCCCCAGTGGAGGCCAAATCTCCAGAGAAGGCCAAGTCCCCAGTGAAGGAAGAGGCCAAATCTCCAGAGAAGGCCAAGtccccagagaaggaagaggtcAAGTCCCCAGAGAAGGCCAAGTCCCCTGTGAAGGAAGAGGCCAAATCTCCAGAGAAGGCCAAGTCCCCCGTGAAGGAAGAGGCCAAATCTCCAGAGAAGGCCAAATCCCCAGAGAAGGCCAAGTCCCCTGTGAAGGAAGAGGCCAAATCTCCAGAGAAGGCCAAGTCCCCAGAGAAGGCCAAGTCCCCTGTGAAGGAAGAGGCCAAATCTCCAGAGAAGGCCAAGTCCCCTGTGAAGGAAGAGGCCAAATCTCCAGAGAAGGCCAAGTCCCCAGAGAAGGCCAAGTCCCCTGTGAAGGAAGAGGCCAAATCTCCAGAGAAG GCCAAATCCCCAGAGAAGGCCAAGTCCCCTGTGAAGGAAGAGGCCAAATCTCCAGAGAAGGCCAAGtccccagagaaggaagaggtcAAGTCCCCAGAGAAGGCCAAGTCCCCCGTGAAGGAAGAGGCCAAATCCCCAGAGAAGGCCAAGTCCCCTGTGAAGGAAGAGGCCAAGTCCCCAGAGAAGGCCAAGTCCCCTGAGAAGGCCAAGTCCCCCGTGAAGGAAGAGGCCAAATCCCCAGAGAAGGCCAAGTCCCCTGTGAAGGAAGAGGCCAAGTCCCCAGAGAAGGCCAAGTCCCCTGAGAAGGCCAAGTCCCCTGTGAAGGAAGAGGCCAAATCCCCAGAGAAGGCCAAGTCTCCTGTGAAGGAGGACGCCAAGGCTCCTGAGAAGGAGGTCCCCAAGAAGGAAGAGGCAAAGTCCCctgtgaaggaggaagagaaaccgCAGGAGGTAAAAGCCAAAGAGCCCCCAAAGAAGGTGGAGGAGAAAGCTCCAGCCACACCAAAAACTGAGAAGGACAGCAAGAAAGATGAGGTGCCCAAGAAAGAGGCTCCAAAGCCCGAGGTGCTGGAGAAGAAGGAGCCTGCTGTGGAGAAGCCCAAAGAACCCAAAGCTGAAACCAAGAAGGAAGAGGctgaagataagaaaaaagcaacaacTCCAGAGAAGGAGGCTTCTGccaaggggaaggaagaggccaaACCCAAAGAGAAGGCTGAGGTGGCCAAGAAGGAACCAGATGATGCCAAGGCCAAAGAACCCAGCAAAGCAGCAGAGAAGGAGCCAGAAAAGCCAAAGAAGGAAGAGACGCCAGCAGCACCTGAGAAAAAAGACGCCAAGGAGGGGAAGGCCACAGAGGCCAAGAAGCCTGAGGAGCCCAGCAAGGAGGCCTCCACACCCAGCAAAGCCAAGACGGAAAAGGCCGAGAAGTCCTCTAGCACAGACCAGAAAGATAGCAAGCCTCCAGAGAAGGCCACAGAAGAGAAGGCCACCAAGGGGGAGAAGTAA
- the NEFH gene encoding neurofilament heavy polypeptide isoform X21, with amino-acid sequence MSFSGADALLGAFPPLHGGGSLHYALARKGGAGGVRSAAGSSSGFHSWARTSVSSVSASPSRFRGAGAASSTDSLDTLSNGPEGYVVAAAAARSEKEQLQALNDRFAGYIDKVRQLEAHNRSLEGEAAALRQQQAGRSAMGELYEREVREMRGAVLRLGAARGQLRLEQEHLLEDIAHVRQRLDDEARQREEAEAAARALARFAQEADAARVELQKKAQALQEECGYLRRHHQEEVGELLGQIQGSGAAQAQAQAEARDALKCDVTSALREIRAQLEGHTVQSTLQSEEWFRVRLDRLSEAAKMNTDAMRSAQEEITEYRRQLQARTTELETLKSTKDSLERQRSELEDRHQADIASYQEAIQQLDAELRNTKWEMAAQLREYQDLLNVKMALDIEIAAYRKLLEGEECRIGFGPTPFSLPEVLPKIPPMTTHIKVKSEEKIKVVEKSEKETVILEEQTEEVRVTEEVTEEEEKEAKEEEAKEEEGREEAKSPPAEEAKSPAKAKSPEKAESPVEVKSPEKAKSPVKEEVKSPEKPKSPVKEEAKSPEKAKSPVEAKSPEKAKSPVKEEAKSPEKAKSPVEAKSPEKAKSPVKEEAKSPEKAKSPEKEEVKSPEKAKSPVKEEAKSPEKAKSPVKEEAKSPEKAKSPEKAKSPVKEEAKSPEKAKSPEKAKSPVKEEAKSPEKAKSPVKEEAKSPEKAKSPVKEEAKSPEKAKSPEKEEVKSPEKAKSPVKEEAKSPEKAKSPVKEEAKSPEKAKSPEKAKSPVKEEAKSPEKAKSPVKEEAKSPEKAKSPEKAKSPVKEEAKSPEKAKSPVKEDAKAPEKEVPKKEEAKSPVKEEEKPQEVKAKEPPKKVEEKAPATPKTEKDSKKDEVPKKEAPKPEVLEKKEPAVEKPKEPKAETKKEEAEDKKKATTPEKEASAKGKEEAKPKEKAEVAKKEPDDAKAKEPSKAAEKEPEKPKKEETPAAPEKKDAKEGKATEAKKPEEPSKEASTPSKAKTEKAEKSSSTDQKDSKPPEKATEEKATKGEK; translated from the exons ATGAGCTTCAGCGGCGCGGACGCGCTGCTAGGCGCCTTCCCGCCGCTGCACGGAggcggcagcctgcactacgcgCTGGCCCGCAAGGGCGGCGCGGGCGGAGTGCGTTCTGCAGCCGGCTCCTCCAGCGGCTTCCACTCGTGGGCACGGACGTCCGTGAGCTCCGTGTCGGCCTCGCCGAGCCGCTTCCGCGGCGCAGGAGCCGCTTCCAGCACCGACTCACTAGACACGCTGAGCAACGGACCGGAGGGCTACGtagtggcggcggcggcggcgcgcagCGAGAAGGAGCAGCTGCAGGCGCTGAACGACCGCTTCGCGGGCTACATCGACAAGGTGCGGCAGCTCGAGGCACATAACCGCAGCCTGGAGGGCGAGGCGGCGGCGCTGCGGCAGCAGCAGGCTGGCCGCTCGGCCATGGGTGAGCTGTACGAGCGCGAGGTGCGCGAGATGCGCGGCGCAGTGCTGCGCTTGGGCGCGGCTCGCGGCCAGCTGCGCCTGGAGCAAGAGCACCTGCTGGAGGACATCGCGCACGTGCGCCAGCGCCTAGACGACGAGGCCCGGCAGCGCGAGGAGGCTGAGGCGGCCGCCCGCGCCCTCGCGCGCTTTGCTCAGGAGGCCGATGCGGCGCGCGTCGAGCTGCAGAAGAAAGCGCAAGCCCTGCAGGAAGAGTGCGGCTACCTGCGGCGTCACCACCAGGAGGAGGTGGGCGAGCTACTCGGCCAGATCCAGGGCAGCGGCGCCGCGCAGGCGCAAGCGCAGGCTGAAGCGCGCGACGCCCTCAAGTGCGACGTGACGTCGGCACTGCGCGAGATCCGCGCGCAGCTTGAAGGCCACACGGTGCAGAGCACGCTACAGTCCGAGGAGTGGTTCCGAG TGAGGCTGGACCGACTGTCAGAAGCAGCCAAGATGAACACAGACGCCATGCGCTCAGCACAGGAGGAGATAACTGAGTACCGGCGCCAGCTGCAGGCCAGGACCACAGAGCTGGAGACGCTCAAAAGCACCAAGGACTCGCTGGAGAGGCAGCGCTCTGAGCTGGAGGACCGTCATCAGGCTGACATCGCATCCTACCAG GAAGCCATCCAGCAGCTGGATGCTGAGCTGAGGAACACCAAGTGGGAGATGGCAGCCCAGCTCCGAGAGTACCAGGACCTGCTCAATGTCAAGATGGCTCTGGATATCGAGATTGCTGCTTACAG AAAACTCCTGGAGGGCGAAGAGTGTCGGATTGGCTTTGGCCCaactcctttctcccttccagaAGTACTCCCCAAAATCCCCCCCATGACCACTCACATAAAGGTCAAAAGCGAAGAGAAAATCAAGGTGGTAGAAaagtcagagaaggaaactgtGATTCTGGAGGAACAGACAGAGGAGGTCCGAGTGACCGAAGAAGTGactgaagaagaggagaaagaggcgAAAGAGGAGGAAGctaaggaggaggaaggaagagaagaagcaaaGTCTCCCCCAGCAGAAGAGGCCAAGTCCCCTGCCAAGGCCAAGTCCCCAGAAAAGGCTGAGTCCCCAGTGGAAGTGAAGTCACCAGAGAAGGCTAAATCTCCTGTGAAGGAAGAGGTCAAATCCCCAGAGAAACCCAAGTCCCCAGTGAAGGAAGAGGCCAAATCCCCAGAGAAGGCCAAATCCCCAGTGGAGGCCAAGTCCCCAGAGAAG GCCAAGTCCCCAGTGAAGGAAGAGGCCAAATCCCCAGAGAAGGCCAAATCCCCAGTGGAGGCCAAATCTCCAGAGAAGGCCAAGTCCCCAGTGAAGGAAGAGGCCAAATCTCCAGAGAAGGCCAAGtccccagagaaggaagaggtcAAGTCCCCAGAGAAGGCCAAGTCCCCTGTGAAGGAAGAGGCCAAATCTCCAGAGAAGGCCAAGTCCCCCGTGAAGGAAGAGGCCAAATCTCCAGAGAAGGCCAAATCCCCAGAGAAGGCCAAGTCCCCTGTGAAGGAAGAGGCCAAATCTCCAGAGAAGGCCAAGTCCCCAGAGAAGGCCAAGTCCCCTGTGAAGGAAGAGGCCAAATCTCCAGAGAAGGCCAAGTCCCCTGTGAAGGAAGAG GCCAAATCCCCAGAGAAGGCCAAGTCCCCTGTGAAGGAAGAGGCCAAATCTCCAGAGAAGGCCAAGtccccagagaaggaagaggtcAAGTCCCCAGAGAAGGCCAAGTCCCCCGTGAAGGAAGAGGCCAAATCCCCAGAGAAGGCCAAGTCCCCTGTGAAGGAAGAGGCCAAGTCCCCAGAGAAGGCCAAGTCCCCTGAGAAGGCCAAGTCCCCCGTGAAGGAAGAGGCCAAATCCCCAGAGAAGGCCAAGTCCCCTGTGAAGGAAGAGGCCAAGTCCCCAGAGAAGGCCAAGTCCCCTGAGAAGGCCAAGTCCCCTGTGAAGGAAGAGGCCAAATCCCCAGAGAAGGCCAAGTCTCCTGTGAAGGAGGACGCCAAGGCTCCTGAGAAGGAGGTCCCCAAGAAGGAAGAGGCAAAGTCCCctgtgaaggaggaagagaaaccgCAGGAGGTAAAAGCCAAAGAGCCCCCAAAGAAGGTGGAGGAGAAAGCTCCAGCCACACCAAAAACTGAGAAGGACAGCAAGAAAGATGAGGTGCCCAAGAAAGAGGCTCCAAAGCCCGAGGTGCTGGAGAAGAAGGAGCCTGCTGTGGAGAAGCCCAAAGAACCCAAAGCTGAAACCAAGAAGGAAGAGGctgaagataagaaaaaagcaacaacTCCAGAGAAGGAGGCTTCTGccaaggggaaggaagaggccaaACCCAAAGAGAAGGCTGAGGTGGCCAAGAAGGAACCAGATGATGCCAAGGCCAAAGAACCCAGCAAAGCAGCAGAGAAGGAGCCAGAAAAGCCAAAGAAGGAAGAGACGCCAGCAGCACCTGAGAAAAAAGACGCCAAGGAGGGGAAGGCCACAGAGGCCAAGAAGCCTGAGGAGCCCAGCAAGGAGGCCTCCACACCCAGCAAAGCCAAGACGGAAAAGGCCGAGAAGTCCTCTAGCACAGACCAGAAAGATAGCAAGCCTCCAGAGAAGGCCACAGAAGAGAAGGCCACCAAGGGGGAGAAGTAA